One Sporosarcina sp. ANT_H38 genomic window, TTAATTCCGACCATTTGTACATGCCTTGTTCTTCCCGTTCCGTCATTAGGATAATCCGTTTGAAATGAGGCAGTTTACCACTTGAGATAGAGCCTTTCACACCCGTCGTCAGTTCAGGGCAAACCATACGGATAATATCTATGTAACTCGTTCCTTTAAAGTTTTCATCCAAAATAAGCGTTGTTGCATCAGATTGCTTCATTAGATATTCCAACTCCGTAGCTTGATAATTCGTATTTACTGTAACAAGGACTGCCCCGATTTTCCCCGTTGCATATTGGCTAAGCAGCCATTCCCTTTTATTGTCTGACCAGATAGCAACGTTTTCTCCTTTTTCGATACCCATGCCGATGAACGCTTTCGCTAGTTCGTCCGTTTCTTCATCAAATTCCTTATATGTTTTCCGAATCCCATGTTCCGGATAGACATACGCTTCCTGCGCAGGATAAAGCTCCGCCTGTTCTCTTATGATTTCCCCCACTGTTTTACGTAGCAATGTCATGTCCATTCCCCTTTTCCAAAATAATCATTTAACGATATTTTATCACAAAATTCACAAGATTAGGCGAACTAATTAGAAGTAGCAAAATCGGTTTATAATTGAGAGCTACATAGTGTGTATTGTAAGGTTCTTGTTTATCGTTGGTTTCTTTTCGAAAAGTGTTGTCTTTTATAAAGAACGCGTTGTGCCCCCCTCACCATAGCGCATCCGCCTTGAAACCACTAAATTCCGAAGAAAAACACACAGTTTTCATCTTTCGTCATAAAAGGTAAAAAATATGGTCATTTTAATAACAATGATAACTATAGATAAAACTAATAATGCTGTTGTAATTGAAGTACTGACTACCCAATTAATAACTACATCGTTTTTTTAAGCTTTATTGTTAGTTCACCACTGTCGTAGTCTGTTAATCTTAATCCACAAACAAATTCTGGAGGGATTATATGGTTATCGAATTATTGACTTCACATGCATCCGTGCGAAAATATAAAGATATTTCACTACCAAAGGAAGATGTATTTGAACTTATTCAGGCGGGTCAGCATGCCGCCACTTCTCATTTTGTACAAGCGTACTCTGTCATTTATGTAACGGACCCCGATAAACGAAAGAAACTCGCTGAACTTGCGAAGAACCCGCAGCAGATTTTATCAGCAGGCGCCGTTTTAGTCTTTTGCGCGGACTATTACCGATTGATGAAGGCAGCGAACTTAATAGGGAAAGACATTGATTTCTCCTCTGCCGAAAATCTCCTTGTTGGCTCTATCGACGTTGCTCTATTCGCTCAAAATGTTGCGATTGCGGCTGAATCAAAAGGCTACGGCATTTGCTACATCGGTGGTGTCCGTAATGCACCAGAAGAAATAAGCGAACTGCTGTCGCTCCCTAAAGGTGTTGCTCCGATGTTCGCTATGACTATTGGTGTTCCAGATGAAGCAAATGAAGTGAAACCGCGCTTACCAATTGAAGCAATTATTCACGAAAACAGCTACGATATGGAAAAATATGACGAACTCCTCCCAGCTTACGATGACATAATGAACGACTATTATCTAAGCCGCGGCTCAAACCGAAAAGACGCCGCATGGTCCGACTCAATGGCAGACTTTTTAAGGGCCCCTCGACGAACGCATATGAAAGATTTTTTGAAGAAACAGGGATTTGAGTTTAACTAGGAGAGATGACAATGCAATTTGAAGAATTAGTGGACGTATTAACACGCCGGATGACAGACGGGTCTTTTATTGGTGGGACAATCAGCCAATCCCGCACAAAAACAGATGATTTAAAACGGGTGAAAGTGAAACCCGTTGAGTTAAAGGGACAGTTGCATATTCAATTTGAATACCAGTACGAACGAGTGTTAAACCACGAAAACGTTACAACTGATTTATTAGGGGCGTACTTACTGCAACTGCTTGAACGTTTCAGACAAATACATGCCGAGTTTTCAGATGAAAAGATTCAGGTCCAACTGACGAAAAAATTTAAAGTAATGTGGAAATCAGAAAAAGTAGCATCTGAAAAAATAGTTAACCTTTCACACAATCGCAAGAAAAATTATTTACTGGATGAAAATACAGCCTATCCATTTTTAGTCCGACTCGGCGTACAAACTCCCGACGGCCAGGTAAAAAAGCAAAAGCACGACAAGTTTAGGCAAATTAACAGGTTCGTCGAATTCATCGACGATTCTCTTGCTCACTTACCAAAAGATCGAACTGTACGTATTCTTGATTTCGGTTCTGGTAAATCCTATTTAACATTCGCACTGTATCATTACTTACGTATCGAAAAAGGGCTAGATATTAAGGTAACTGGGCTTGATTTAAAAAAAGAAGTGATTGAGGAATGCAGCACAATTGCAAAGGATCTTGGTTACGATAACCTTGAATTCCTCGTAGGAGATATTAACGACTACAACGACGAAACGTCTGTCGACATGGTCGTCACACTCCACGCATGCGATGTTGCAACGGATATGGCACTTGCCCGTGCGGTGAAATGGGGTGCGAAAGTCATTTTGAGCGTCCCTTGTTGTCAGCACGAACTGTTCTCGCAGGTCAATTCCCCTGCGCTCGACGTTATGCTTCAACACGGCCTCATTAAAGAGCGGTTCTCGGCACTTGCTACCGATTCTATCCGTGCGGAGTTATTGTCACTTGTTGGATACGAAGCGCAGCTATTAGAGTTTATCGATATGGAGCATACACCGAAAAACATTTTGATACGGGCTTATCAGACCGGACGAGAGGCTTCCGCTGATGATTTTATACGCTATAACGAATTCAAGACTCTGTTGAATGCGGATCCATTTTTGGAGAGAGAATTGGAGCATTTGTTGAATAAATAAGCAACCTCATCTACGTTTGCTATAAGCGAATGTAGATGAGGCTTTTCATAGTTAAAACGAAACAACTAATCTGCTGCATAGTTCACATGATAGACTTTATAAAATCATATGTTTCCCACGGAGGTTAACATGGCGCTACTGCATGAGTTTTACCTAATTCCCAGCTCGATCGATGTGCAAGACTTCTATAGGACAACGAAAAACAACGACGCCATCATAGATAGTGTCAATATACATGATGATATGATCACTTACATCTACGACTCATTGAATTGGATCCCAAGTAGAAATCCGGCGTTGCGAGGTATGCCACATGGACAAGGTATCCATTACCACGGCATTACACTTTTCGATGAACATTCGTCACGAGACTTACTAAGAATTTTCACTGCTTGGCGAGACCTATTCAGCAATTCGCCTGACATATTCCAGCTGAAGGGTCAATTCATAATCAATCGGGATGAGCATGAAATCCTATATTTCGATCGCAATGAAATCGTTGATCAATTCGAGACAATGATCTCAATGTCTAACTATCTCGCTGACGGGAATTATTACTTGTATTACTGTGGTATTTGAAAATTTTCTGAATAAAAGACCTCAACGAAGAGGTTTTTCTTTAACATAGCCCTCTATAAATCGGAAGTGTCTACTTAGATTTAAAACTTCATACTAGCTCTTATCTTTTCAGGAATCATTACCACTTCTGTTTTTAAATCCAGAGGTTTAAAGGTATCATCAATGCATTCATCCCAATATGCTAAATGCTTCTTATCTATCCAATGCTCTGATTCTTCTACTTCCTGACCACCTTCGCCTTGAACTGAATACCAATATAAAAATTCATCTCCATTGAGATGTTCTCTAAATATAGTTTCTACATACATTTTCTCGCCTTCAAGGGTTATTAGCACGTGTTTCATGTTTTCGTTCAGAAAAGTTATCCATTCATTTACCTTTTCTGATTTATCTTTCTTAACCCTGAATCTTGTTAACTCAACGTTCATGTTTCTCCCACCCTTTGTTCATTTTTCAAACAGTAAAAATGATCTTCAAAAACTTTCGATACGTTGCTCCTGAGAATTTCATTTCCATTCATCACGAAATCCTCCTCCACACCGACTATTCCAGTGTCACTCCCAAAAATACATAGCCATCCCGTTCATACTGCCCTGAAAAAATGACTGGAACCCTCTCGTTAAAAATCGGACCATCTACGACAACCGTATGAAATTCACCAGACTCCCCGCATGCATCAATGCCAAGTACCTCCAGTTCATCCATCAGCTCCAAAGTGAATTTGCGGCCTATGAAGTGTGCCGGCATCATTTTTGTATTGACGACAACTATGTACGCCTCGAATCCCGCTTCTATAAATTCTTCTAAAATCTCGCGACGCGGCTCCATCCATAGCGGATGTACTGCTTCCATATCGACTTTTGCACATGTATTTTGGACCCATACCAAATGGTCTTCAAGATCGATATCCCCAAAAACTCCGTAACTGATGCCCGACTCAACGCATTCCTTCATCGCGTCTAAAAATTGCTCTTCATATCCTTGCCAGTCAGCTCCCCTTATCATTAAAGGGACGCCAATTCTTGCTGCTTGGGCTTCCACGACTTCAAAAGGCAGCGCATGCGATTTTGACCGTTCTTCATCCTTTTCAAACATTGTCCATAACCGTTTCGGAACGCCACCCGCTTTCATTGCGCGGTAATAAGCCATCGCAGAATCTTTTCCGCCGCTCCATGATGCAACAAATGATATATCCATCATTTTGTACATTCCTCCGTATAGTTAATTATTGTTTTTTATTTTTAGCATCGGTTCATATCTTTCAAGCTCATCACCCTTATTTTGCAATGCTTCTTTAGGCTCCGATAATTTCATTACAAAAATAGAAACAAAGCTCAAAAGAACTCTAAAATCTACTAGCAACGCAATACCAAAAACAGTATTATCGTCACAACCCACACCCTAAATTATATTTTTCGTTTTATTTATTTTACCATGAATTTGCCAACACTATTGAAAGGATTCTAATAATTTGCTTTTGCAGCGAATAAAAACATAAAACTTTTCAGACATACTGCCCGTCAAATACTTATAACGTGTTCGCGACATGTTGAAAATTGGAGAAGGTGAATCTTTAGTCATGACAAAAAAAGAGAAGTTCGAACTTGTAGAAAATTTTATAGTAGAAAACCGGGAAGCTCATTATCGTCTTGCATACAGCTATGTTAGAAATAAAGAAAATGCACTTGATATCGTACAAGATGCCATTCTAAAAGCGCTCAGTTCAATTGATCGACTTGAAGAAATCGCCTATTTGAAAACATGGTTCTATCGAATAATCGTGAACACATGCATTGATTTCATCCGAAAACATCAGCGTATTACAGTGATGGACGATGACATTCTTGGCATTCATTTACCACAGTTAGAAGATGACATTATCGACATGGACTTACAAGATGCCATTGACCAGCTACCTCACAAATATAGATCTCTTATTATTCTCCGATTTTTTGAGGATTTGAAAATTGATGAAATCGCTGCAGTGATGGATGAAAATGTGAATACGATTAAAACAAGATTGTATGCAGCATTGAAAAAGTTGCGCATTGAAGTCGGGGAGGAATTCAGATTATGAAAAAAATAAATAAGCTAAAAAAGGATTATGACGAAACGGAGATTCCATCTGAGTTGAAGGACTTCGTTAAAGCTTCGATTCGGCAAGCAAAGTCATCACAGAAGAAACGTCCATTTCTTAAACAATGGACGTTAGGAGCCGTCGCGGCTGCTGCTCTATTTATCGGAAGTATCAATGTAAGCCCATCTTTCGCGCAAGCTATGGCAAACGTTCCACTTCTCGGAGTAATTGTGGATGTGTTTACCGCACAACAATTGACTGTCGATGAAAAAACGTACCAAGCGAATGTCGCCACACCAAAAATTGAAGGTTTGGAGGATGAAGGACTGCAAACTTCATTGAATGAGAAATACCTTAAGGAAAATAAAGTGCTCTTCGAACAGTTCCAACAGGATGTTTCGGAATTGGAAAAGGCAGGTGGCGGTCATCTTGGAATCGATACTGGCTATGAAGTGAAAACAGATAATGAACAGCTTCTATCGATTGCTCGCTATGAGGTGAATACGGTCGGATCCTCATCAACCACAATGAAGTACGACACAATCGATAAACAGAACAGCATTTTAATCACATTGCCCAGTCTGTTTAAAAATGACAAATATGTGGAGGCCATTAGCTCTTACATAGTAGGTGAAATGGAGCGGCAAATGGATGCAGATGAAGAGGTCTCTTACTTTTTGAATAGTGAATTTTTCGATGATTTCAAAACAATCCAATCCGATCAGTCGTTCTATATCACAGATCACAATAAGCTCGTCATTTCATTCGATAAATACGAAGTTGCACCTGGTTATATGGGAGTCGTGACGTTTGAAATTCCGTCAGTTATTTTGAAAGATCTGCTGGTCAGCGACACATACATTAACTAATTCCTTTTAGAAAGTGACACTTTTTTAATATAAGCAAGAAAAAACCATAGAGAAAGCATCAGCCGCCAAAATTGCATCTTTGGCGGCTTTTCTCCAGGTAAGAATCCAGCTATTCTTTCGTCCCAAAAATGCTTCAGCACTCTGTGTATTTATGTATTTGGAGCACGACGGATGAAGGACAACCATACGATTACAGAAAAAAAAGTGTAGGGATGCGACAAAGTCGCATCTCTACACATATAAACATCTCGGTGATCGTAATAGAAGTTATTCAATTTACTGGTGACTTTTGGTGAATCAACAGACGTGCTCTTTTGTGATTCAATTATGCTGGCATTGGCGTATCTGTTGGTTCTGTGTAACCTTCTTTGTAATTTTCATCGATGAATTTACGGATTTCTTTTAACGATTTACCGTCCTGCTTCATCATTACAGATTGCACAGCGATATCTAGACAAACTTGGCAACGTGTACCATGGTCATCCCAGACAACAGAACCATCTTCACGAACTTCGTCTATGAAACAATTCAAGTTACTATCGTGGCCTGCGCTTTCTCCACACCCACAATAGCATGGCATCCACTCGATAATATCCGTTGCAGTGCCCGCCATTTGATAGACAAGACGCATATCCTCCGATTTGTCATCTAGGAACGAAGGTAAAATATCGGCAGAAGCCGTTACTTCTTGCAAGTCACCGTTTGGTACATGCTTCTGTTCCCCATGTTTCATGTCATGTTCTTTCTCACTCGGCTGCGCTTTTTCTCCGCATGCTGAAAGGACAAGAATCGCTGTAAGCAAGATGAACATCAAATTCTTTTTCATATACTGCCCACTCCTTATTCGCATAGTTGTCCTTTCATCATAACCCAAAACAACATGTTTATAAGTTACAGTTTGATGGACAATCAAACTTGACGGCAATTATCCCCTTGCTTAATCCAATACCGGATACCCTTCCAACACTGTTTGCTCAGAAGGTTTTTGAATGTAAGCACATGTTTCATTTTCAAAGATAATTTGTTGCTCAGGATCCGTAAGTAAATTACAATACGGACACTCTTTGTCGTACACGTCGAAGTCGCCTCCTTATCTACCAATCATTTTCGAAGGAACGACATACTCGTCAAACTGTTCTTCCGTCAGCAAGCCTGATTTGAGTGCTGCTTCTTTCAGCGTTGTACCTTCCGCATGTGCAGTTTTCGCTATTTTTGCAGCATTTTCGTAACCGATATAAGGATTAAGTGCCGTCACAAGCATGAGTGAGTTTTGAACTTTACGATCAATCTCTTCACGATTCGGTTCAATTCCCACTGCACAGTTTTCATTAAAACTGATCATCGCATCGCTCAACAATGTCACAGATTGAAGGAAGTTGAAAATGATAACGGGTTTGAAGACATTCAGTTCAAAGTTCCCTTGACTCGCTGCAAAGCCGATTGTTGCGTCATTCCCCATTACTTGTGCAACAACCATCGTAAGTGCTTCACTTTGAGTTGGATTCACTTTTCCTGGCATGATGGAACTGCCCGGTTCATTCTCAGGAATCGTAATTTCACCAATACCTGAACGTGGTCCGCTAGCCAACCAGCGCACGTCATTAGCAATTTTCATAAGGTCTGCCGCAAGCGCTTTAATAGCACCATGAACGTAAACAATCTCATCATAACTTGTAAGTGAATGGAATTTATTAATCGCGGATGTAAATTCTATCCCCACTGCCGTGCTGATTTCAGCAGCAACACGATCACCGAATCCAGCTGGCGCGTTAAGTCCTGTTCCAACAGCCGTTCCGCCAATTGCAAGTTCTTTCATTGACTCGACGCTGTCTGTAATCATTTTTTCCGTTTTCTCGAGCATGCGGTGCCAACCGCTAATTTCCTGACCAAGAGTTAGAGGCGTCGCGTCTTGTAAATGCGTACGGCCGATTTTAATGATATCCATGAACTCCTCAGATTTCTTGCCAAGTGTTGCTTTCAATACACCAATTGCCGGTACGAGCTGTTGTTGCACTGCAACAACTCCTGCAACATGCAGCGCCGTCGGGAATGTATCATTTGAGCTTTGCGATTTATTGACATCATCGTTCGGATGTAGACGATCTTCCTCGCCCCACTCCTCAAGCAATTGATTGCCACGGTATGCAAGTACTTCGTTCATATTCATGTTGGATTGAGTACCGCTTCCTGTTTGCCATACGACAAGCGGGAAATGATCATCCAGTTTTCCAGAGACTACTTCATCTGCAGCTGCAGAGATTGCCTTCATTTTTGCTTCTGATAGGGCGCCATGTGCATGGCTCGCGATAGCAGCTGATTTTTTTAAATGAGCAAATGCACGAATAACACCAATCGGCATTTTTTCTCCACCAATTTTAAAGTTTTGCTTACTGCGTTGTGTTTGCGCTCCCCATAGCTTGTCCGCAGGTACTTTAATTTCACCAAATGTGTCATGTTCAATACGATAATCCATTCTTCATCCCTCTTTCGTTTGTAAGTATTTCCATTATCTCATGATTGGCACCTTTTTATCATGTGCCCAGTCTTGGATAAATGCTTTTTGCCTAGGATTCAAGTTTTCCGGCAATTCATCTCTACCAAAGAAACAGTGTGCTTGGCTTTCTGCTCCGCCCTGTTGCAATTCTCCTGAATACGTTGTCGAATGAAAAATAACTTGCACGCTGTATACCTGGTCTCCATTCGGATATGTCACAAAACAGGACTCACCAGAATAAAGCCCAAATAGCTGAAGCTCCTCCACAACCAATCCCGTTTCTTCATATGTCTCCCTTTGCACTGTTTCTTCAAACGTTTCCCCGATTTCCATCACGCCACCCGGAATGCACCAATTGTCCTCATCTGTGCGGTGTTGGAGCAGGACTTTGTCTTCGTTCGTTATTATGACGCCGCAACCGACCGTAAGTAGTGATTCCTTACCAATCATTCTCCTCATTGTTTGAATGTAATCCATAGTATTTCCCCCTTTTTGTTATGCAAAAAAGACACGGTTTCCCGAGTCTTTTTCCAATCTTCATTTTCAATTGGACTGCTTTTTCTCTAATACTTCTATAAATGCATCGACTACTAATGGGTTGAACTGTGTCCCTTTTCCGTTTTTAAGTTCTTCCATAGCTTCTTGTCTAGAAAGAGCCTTCTTATACACACGATCGGTTGTCATTGCATCGAATGCATCAACGACCGATACAATGGCGGATTCCAGCGCAATTTCATCACCTTTAAGACCGTATGGATAGCCTTTCCCATCGTGCCTTTCATGATGCTGTTCGACAATGAATGCTGTATCTGCTAACCATTCGACAGTATGCTCACGCATAATCTTTGCACCTTCAATTGTATGGGACTTCATAATCCCCCACTCTTCAGCTGTCAGCTTCCCAGGTTTATTTAGAATTTCTAGCGGGACAACGCGCTTGCCGACATCATGAAAATAGGCGCCCCATCTCAGCGTGCTAAGGCTTTCTGGCGGCAGTTCCATGTGCTTCCACACTTCGATTGAATAATCTTTGATGCGATTGCAATGCATATAGGTGTAGCCATCAACCGACTCAATCGCATCCGCCTCTTCCTGGAGGATTTGCGTCTCAAAAAATCGCGTCTCAAAACTTTCAGTAGACATTTTGATTAAAATCTCTGCTTCTGTTTTCCCGTAAAAAGAAATGATGTGTGCATAGTGCGATGCATCGATTGTCTCACCGACTTCCAATATATGCCTTTTTCCATCGTATTCTATTTCTACTATTCCGTTAAGAAGCAAATACGACTCTACGAGAGCGTCTTCTTTATCGTATTGAACCCAAAATGAACTATTTTTGTGCAATGAATAAAGCGCATTTGACAACCCATTCCATCTTCCGAGCAACACGACATCCGCATAACCGAGATGAATTACCGGATATCCTTCTCTAGTTTGATTGCTATACGATTGATTTGAAATAGTGTCCATTAGCGTACTCCTCGGATTAAGGCATATGACCATCAATTGCTATCTGAATATTATCATTATAGCAAGTCACACCATAGTTTCATACACCTTTACCCGATTGACGCAAAACAATGTCGATTAAAGCTCCTGCCTTAACGCATTGATAACATCAATTTTCGTCGCTTTACGCGCTGGACGCCATCCTGAAATCATCGCGACGCCTATGCTAATTACGGAAGCGATAACGACAAGTTGCCATGGAATTACTGAGAACGTAACAGTCATACCTCCAAAATCTTCTTCGCCGAGCGCAGCCGTAACAATGATTGGCAGCACGTAATTTGACACAATGCTCACCCCATAGGAAATAACAACTGCAAGAACCGTCCCCACAATACCAATCCATGCACTTTCCATTAGGAATAGTCGTTGGATTAGTTTCGGATCTGCCCCGATTGCTTTCATAACTCCAATTTCACGCGTCCGCTCCGTTACAGCCATGGTCATTGTGTTGAAAATTCCGATAGATGCAATTAATATCGCGATTGTCCCAACAAATACTAGCCCCGCTTTTAGCGCTAAGAAAAAGACATCTAATTGGTCAAGTTCATCTGATATGGAGTACACACTATATCCATCGTCTTTTAATGCAGTAGAGATTGCTTTTACATTTTCTAATTTATCCGCATAGACGTTTACATTGCCGTAAAATAATTGCTGCGCGTCTGATTGATCATCTGCTGGCTTGTCCACATGTGCATAATAGATTTTTTCTAGCTCTGGAATGATAGATGCGTCAGCATATATCTTTTGATCCTGCTCCCAATCTTTCGCTGGTTTCTTTCCGATACCGACTATCGTGAGTATTATTTTATCCTCAATCAATTCACCTTCATTGTCACTGACTTGATAGAGGAACTGTTCACCAATCACTTTGCCGTCATACGTAGTAAATTCACCATCTTCGTTTTCATCTTGTTGATTCATTAAGTACTCCGCGAAATGGCTTCCAACGATGACTTCATTTTCCCTTTCTGGTAAACGCCCTTCCCGAAGTTCAAAGTTTGCTTTCTCTTCTTCTTCAAAATCCGTCACAACTAGAGGGTTATTACCAGTAAAATTGCCGATTGAAGACTGCTGTTCTGTCGCTATATTTCGACGAAATACAACTACTTTTACATGATCCCGTTTCTTTAACTCCGTAACTTTCTCTTCATCCATCTCGCTTGAAAACACTTCAATTTGTGTCACAAGTCGATTCGATAAGACTTCTCCCCGAATCGTTTCGTGCAGCCCGAATCCAACTGACGCGAGCACAATTAAAAAAGCTGTTCCCATCGTGGCCGCAAGCACGGTCATAAAGACACGCATTTTATTTTTCTTGATATGTTGGCTTACGAAACTAATCTGGTCTTTAAATTGCATGCTGTACACCACCTTCCGTTAATACGCCATCATGCATTCTGTAAACGCGGTTTGCAGTTCGGGCAACTTCATCGTCGTGTGTAATTATGACAAATGTGATGCCCCTTGTTTTATTGAGTGATTGAATGAGTAGAAGTACATCCTGCTCTGTTTCAGAGTCTAGACTGCCCGTAGGTTCATCTGCGAAAATGATTGGCGGATCAGTGATGAGTGCACGCGCGATGCTCACACGTTGCTGCTGGCCCCCGGACAACTCGTTCGGATAATGATCTTGCACATCCGTTAGGCCAACGCTCCGCATAAGGTCTTTCACTTTCTTCTGTCGTTCATTTTTACTGATGCCCTTCAACGTCAATGGCAATTCAACATTCTCAAACGCCGTCAACCCAGGCATGAGTTGGAAGTTTTGAAAGACGAAACCGAAATGATCCAGTCGGAATTTCGCACTTTCCACCTCATTGAATGAGGACGTTTGTATACCTTGTACACTGATTTCTCCACTTTCCGGTGTTAGGAATCCTGCCATTATATGAAGAAGCGTTGATTTACCCGAACCACTTTTACCAACAATCGATACAATTTCACCGTCCGCAACCTCAAACGTCAACCCTTTCAGCACCGGAATCTGCTTCTCTTTACCCTTCTTACCGATTTTAAATGAATGATTTAAATTCCTTACATTAATCATGTATTCCCCTCCAAATTTTCTTCACTTCCCTCATTGTAAAGGAAGAATCTTAAGGGTTTGTGAGGATAGATATGAAGAATTTCTTAAGAATTTTAGAGGTGGAGTGGGGGATGGTCGGTCAAGCAACAGTTTTGATCGGTCGGCAACGCTATATAGTCGGTCAAGCAACAATTATGATCGGTCGGCAACGGTATATGGTCGGTCAGGCAACAGTTATGATCGGTCGGCAACGGTATATAGTCGGTCAAGCAACAATTATGATCGGTCGGCAACGGTATATGATTGGTCAGGTAACAGTTTTGATCGCCCACTCCCATTTCAACATAAAATATCTGTTATACACCAAAGTCCATTCATATAGAAAAAGAGTCTCAAACGCATAACTGCGTTAGGACTCTCTTCTAGATAGTAGTTATTTAGCTTCGTCAGCTGCAACTTCTTTTATTGCAATCGATTGTTGTGTAGGTTGCTTCGTATTTGCTGCTTTTATTTCAGTTGTTAGCTGGTCAATACTTGGGCGGATATTACCTTTGCCCGTGTAGTTTTCAAGCATTTCCTTAACGTCGATACCTGATGATGCTTTCAATGATTCTTGCAATGTCGCCATTAAGTTAGTAGCGTATGACGTTACTTTATTGGCTCCGCCGCCTTCACCACTGCCTGTATCGACAACTGTAATCTTATCGATATTCGCAAGCGGGCTTGCAATTTGTTTAGCATACTCAGGAATCATTTTAACAATCATATCAAGCATTGCAGCTTGGCCGTACTGTTCGAATGCTTCTGCAATTTTACGTTTTGCTTCTGCTTCAGCAAGACCTTTCAGGCGGATAATATCTGCCTCTGATTCCCCTTGAGCACGCAGTGAATCGGCTTTTGCCTGCCCGTCAAGACGGACTTTTTCTGCATCTGCAGACGCTCTTGCTTCAATGCGATATTTTTCTGCATCAGCTTCCGTAATTTGTTTAGATTTTTGGGCTTCTGCATTTTGTTCGATTGCATAGCGATCTGCATCAGCTTTTTTCTTAACTTCAGAATCATATTGTTTCTCGCGACGCAGAATCTCTTTCTCTTCAAGTTCAATTTGCTTTTGACGTTCAATGATTCGAATTTGCATTTCCTGTTCCATAACTTCCTGTTTCGAGACCGCCGTTTGAAGTTCGTATGCTTGGTCGGCACGCGCTTTTGCAACATCCTGATCACGACGGTAATCCGCAACCTTCAATTGATTCTCTTTTTCAGCTTCGGCAATTTCAGTTGCGCGTTCGATTTCTGCTTTTTGCGCTTCTTTAGATGCCTCTGCATTTTTAATGCGCGTTTCTTTTTCAGCTTCAACCATTGCAATATCTGCA contains:
- the nfsA gene encoding oxygen-insensitive NADPH nitroreductase, with protein sequence MVIELLTSHASVRKYKDISLPKEDVFELIQAGQHAATSHFVQAYSVIYVTDPDKRKKLAELAKNPQQILSAGAVLVFCADYYRLMKAANLIGKDIDFSSAENLLVGSIDVALFAQNVAIAAESKGYGICYIGGVRNAPEEISELLSLPKGVAPMFAMTIGVPDEANEVKPRLPIEAIIHENSYDMEKYDELLPAYDDIMNDYYLSRGSNRKDAAWSDSMADFLRAPRRTHMKDFLKKQGFEFN
- a CDS encoding SAM-dependent methyltransferase, which translates into the protein MQFEELVDVLTRRMTDGSFIGGTISQSRTKTDDLKRVKVKPVELKGQLHIQFEYQYERVLNHENVTTDLLGAYLLQLLERFRQIHAEFSDEKIQVQLTKKFKVMWKSEKVASEKIVNLSHNRKKNYLLDENTAYPFLVRLGVQTPDGQVKKQKHDKFRQINRFVEFIDDSLAHLPKDRTVRILDFGSGKSYLTFALYHYLRIEKGLDIKVTGLDLKKEVIEECSTIAKDLGYDNLEFLVGDINDYNDETSVDMVVTLHACDVATDMALARAVKWGAKVILSVPCCQHELFSQVNSPALDVMLQHGLIKERFSALATDSIRAELLSLVGYEAQLLEFIDMEHTPKNILIRAYQTGREASADDFIRYNEFKTLLNADPFLERELEHLLNK
- a CDS encoding DUF6176 family protein codes for the protein MNVELTRFRVKKDKSEKVNEWITFLNENMKHVLITLEGEKMYVETIFREHLNGDEFLYWYSVQGEGGQEVEESEHWIDKKHLAYWDECIDDTFKPLDLKTEVVMIPEKIRASMKF
- a CDS encoding diphthine--ammonia ligase, encoding MMDISFVASWSGGKDSAMAYYRAMKAGGVPKRLWTMFEKDEERSKSHALPFEVVEAQAARIGVPLMIRGADWQGYEEQFLDAMKECVESGISYGVFGDIDLEDHLVWVQNTCAKVDMEAVHPLWMEPRREILEEFIEAGFEAYIVVVNTKMMPAHFIGRKFTLELMDELEVLGIDACGESGEFHTVVVDGPIFNERVPVIFSGQYERDGYVFLGVTLE
- a CDS encoding RNA polymerase sigma factor, producing the protein MLKIGEGESLVMTKKEKFELVENFIVENREAHYRLAYSYVRNKENALDIVQDAILKALSSIDRLEEIAYLKTWFYRIIVNTCIDFIRKHQRITVMDDDILGIHLPQLEDDIIDMDLQDAIDQLPHKYRSLIILRFFEDLKIDEIAAVMDENVNTIKTRLYAALKKLRIEVGEEFRL
- a CDS encoding DUF3298 domain-containing protein, yielding MKKINKLKKDYDETEIPSELKDFVKASIRQAKSSQKKRPFLKQWTLGAVAAAALFIGSINVSPSFAQAMANVPLLGVIVDVFTAQQLTVDEKTYQANVATPKIEGLEDEGLQTSLNEKYLKENKVLFEQFQQDVSELEKAGGGHLGIDTGYEVKTDNEQLLSIARYEVNTVGSSSTTMKYDTIDKQNSILITLPSLFKNDKYVEAISSYIVGEMERQMDADEEVSYFLNSEFFDDFKTIQSDQSFYITDHNKLVISFDKYEVAPGYMGVVTFEIPSVILKDLLVSDTYIN
- a CDS encoding PCYCGC motif-containing (lipo)protein; translated protein: MKKNLMFILLTAILVLSACGEKAQPSEKEHDMKHGEQKHVPNGDLQEVTASADILPSFLDDKSEDMRLVYQMAGTATDIIEWMPCYCGCGESAGHDSNLNCFIDEVREDGSVVWDDHGTRCQVCLDIAVQSVMMKQDGKSLKEIRKFIDENYKEGYTEPTDTPMPA